CATCGGGATCGTAGTTATTGGGATAGCTTATCTTTCCCTGGTAATAGGAGAGCTTGTTCCCAAATATATTGCCTTAAGATACTCGGAAAAAGTTGCTCTGAGGATTGCAGGTTCGATTCGTTTCCTCTCAAAGATATCCTTTGTCTTTGTGAAGCTCCTATCTTTCTCTACCAAAGCCCTGATGAGCTTGATCATCGGAAAGACCCCGAAAGAACCTCCATTTATCTCAGAAGAAGAGGTGAAATATATTGTCACCGAAGGAAGGGCAAAAGGGATTTTCGAGAAAACTGAAGCAGAGATAATCCACAGCGTTTTTGAGTTCACTGACACAACTGTGAAAAGGGCGATGACTCCCCGTACTGAAGTGGTAGGCTTAGAAATAGGCTCGGACCAGAATACGGTTCTGCGGACGGTCACTGAGGAAGGTTATTCACGTTTGCCAGTCTACAGGGAAACTTTAGACAATGTTATCGGGGTAATCCACGCCAAAGACGTGATAAATATTTTACAGAACAGCGATCTGATAATTCTTGAGGATATTATCAGAAAGCCTTATTTTGTGCCTGACTCGATGAAGATAAGCAAGCTTTTAAGGGAGTTTCAGAAAAAAAGAGCCCAGATGGCGATAGTCTTGGATGAGTTCGGCGGGACTGCCGGGCTTATAACCTTAGAGGATATAATCGAGGAGATTGTGGGCGAGATAGAGGATGAGTATGACGAGGAAAGAAAAGAGATAGAACTTCCTCCGGATGGCTCTGCGGTTGTCCGAGGCTCCATTCCTTTAAGGGAACTAAACGAAAAACTCAAACTAAACCTTCCTGAGGAGAAATTTGAGAACTTAAACGGGCTTTTAATCAACACCTTGGGCAGGATACCGCTGTTAGACGAAAAGATAGAGCTTTTCGATTTGGATTTCACCATTTTAGAGAAAGCGGGGCATCATCTGCGAAAGATAAAGATAAGCAAAAAAGCAGGGGAGAATGTTTGAAAACATAATCACGCCGGTGGGGAAATGGATAATAGATACCATCTCCTATCTGGGTTACTGGGGGATAGTTTTGACAATGGGAATCGAGTCAGCCTGTATCCCTTTGCCCTCGGAGATAATTATGCCTTTTTCCGGGTATTTAGTCTACACCGGGAGATTTAATCTACTCTGGGTCTCAGTGGCTGGAGCATTCGGTTGCGTTGTGGGTTCAGTTGCCGCATACTGGGCAGGGGTCTGGGGAGGTAGACCTTTTATAGAGAAATACGGGAAATATGTATTACTTTCGCACCGGGATTTGGATACTGCAGAAAGATGGTTCAAAAAATACGGAGACTGGGCGATCTTTTTCTCACGTTTGCTTCCGGTAATAAGAACTTTCATCTCCCTGCCAGCAGGGATTGCAAAGATGAACTTTCCCCGGTTCGTAATTTACACTTTCCTTGGCTCT
This Candidatus Zixiibacteriota bacterium DNA region includes the following protein-coding sequences:
- a CDS encoding hemolysin family protein, which codes for MPEQAPVGQEWQRYIFMQNYWVQIILILALILANGFFASSEISLITLRKSRVKELIDSGNKKALLVQKLQSEPEKFLATVQIGVTLVGTLASVVGGAKIVDLLIPLIKKLPFEFAERWSESISIGIVVIGIAYLSLVIGELVPKYIALRYSEKVALRIAGSIRFLSKISFVFVKLLSFSTKALMSLIIGKTPKEPPFISEEEVKYIVTEGRAKGIFEKTEAEIIHSVFEFTDTTVKRAMTPRTEVVGLEIGSDQNTVLRTVTEEGYSRLPVYRETLDNVIGVIHAKDVINILQNSDLIILEDIIRKPYFVPDSMKISKLLREFQKKRAQMAIVLDEFGGTAGLITLEDIIEEIVGEIEDEYDEERKEIELPPDGSAVVRGSIPLRELNEKLKLNLPEEKFENLNGLLINTLGRIPLLDEKIELFDLDFTILEKAGHHLRKIKISKKAGENV
- a CDS encoding DedA family protein encodes the protein MFENIITPVGKWIIDTISYLGYWGIVLTMGIESACIPLPSEIIMPFSGYLVYTGRFNLLWVSVAGAFGCVVGSVAAYWAGVWGGRPFIEKYGKYVLLSHRDLDTAERWFKKYGDWAIFFSRLLPVIRTFISLPAGIAKMNFPRFVIYTFLGSLPWCFVLAYIGKVLGENWQTIKTYFRGADIIIVIIVILGIAFFIYRHLKPQKSESEV